The Pygocentrus nattereri isolate fPygNat1 chromosome 4, fPygNat1.pri, whole genome shotgun sequence genome includes a window with the following:
- the si:dkey-85n7.8 gene encoding COX8 domain-containing protein has translation MLVGLSGAMQLRSMTGARVILQNRRSSIYSKPPKNKIGPGQSFFIMSVFAFALLAPAGWILHHLPEYRQRSEPPPS, from the exons ATGCTGGTGGGTCTGAGCGGCGCCATGCAGCTTCGGAGCATGACCGGGGCCAGGGTCATCCTGCAGAATCGCAGGTCCAGCATCTACAGCAAGCCCCCCAAGAACAAGATTGGACCTGGG CAAAGTTTCTTCATCATGTCTGTGTTTGCCTTTGCTCTCCTGGCTCCGGCTGGATGGATTCTGCACCACCTCCCAGAGTACCGGCAGAGGTCTGAACCCCCACCGTCCTGA